In Piliocolobus tephrosceles isolate RC106 unplaced genomic scaffold, ASM277652v3 unscaffolded_305, whole genome shotgun sequence, the genomic window AGGCTGTGTCCTTAGAAGCccagtccagcctgggacacTGGCCTGGCCCCCAGTGCCCGGGTATCTGCCCATTGGTGCCCTGGCACCTGCCCAGAAGCCTCCCTCTCACCGAGGCGCAGGCAGCTGTCTCCCGCCCGCTTCAGCAGCCCCAGGGAGCTCCCTGCTCCTCCCTCATGGCCTTGAAGGCCCAGGAGACCAACCCTGGCTCAAGATTCTGATGGAAACACGGTGTTTCGTAAAGCAGTGATGAGGGGGCCTGACTCATGCCCCTGAAACTAGTCCCTCCCAACTCAGCAGGCCCCTCACGCCCTGACAAGCTTTGTCTGCAGAATTCCAGCAGGGGGGTAGCGCCATCCTGTTAAAGGTACAGGCTTTGAGCTCCAGGCTTGGGGCTGAGGTCCAACTTTGCGCCTTACTGGCTGAGGGATCCCAGGCagtccctcagtttcctcatctgtgaaatgggacatGGCGATACCCTTCCTTGCAGTGATCTGCGAGGACAGGGCGAGATGGGGTGTGCTGAAGGCTGAGACCCGTGTCTGCACGCAGTGACTGTGAGGAGACCGTTGCTGTTTTGACTGCAGAAATTCTGCCAACCTTCCAGGCCGCCACTCTGCCATCTCTCCTCCCTGGGTCCCCTAGTCCCCATGGCTTCTCTATTTCTCTATATCTCGGTGGTTTTAAAGCAGAAGTTTCTGGGATCTGATGGCCTTGGTGGAAGGCTTTTCAGAAGTTTTGTTAAAAGAAACATCCCAGGCCCCTTTGTCCCTAGCCTTGGGACAGGTGCGGCCCTGGTCCCAGCCCTGGCCCAGGctcacccagccccagcccctgccccagctcACCCGggcccaggcccagccccagTCCCGGCCCTGGCTCACCCTGGCCCAGCCGCTGGGAGttctgctgctcctgctgctgctggtgcCCTCGCGCCAGCTTCTTCATCTGCAGGGATAGCGCGGTTCAGGCTGGTGCTGCCCCTCGCCTCCAGGCACAGCCAGCCCTACACCCCCTGGACCATCGTCTTCTGGCTGCCCCCTCTACTCCCACCCTACCCGGGGCcagtgggggtggagggtggccTCTTACCTTTGCTCTTTGGTTCTGAAACCAGACCTGGACCACACGTACACTGAGGACCGTCTCAGCTGCCAGTGTCTCTCCGACCTGGCCCAGAGAGAGGGGCATCAGGTCAGGCCGTGCAGGGGCAGCAGCTGGGAGATGGCGGGTTTAGGGGGATGATGGGATGTGGGGGGAGATGGAGGATGGAGGGATGTCCCTGCCCCCAGCAGGAGCAGGGGGTGGTCTCCAGAAAGGCAGTGGGTGTGTGGGCACCAGCCTCAGCCCTGCCCCCCCGGCCGCCCCTCACCTTTCGGCAAGGCTTGGACGAGACCTCGAAGGAGGCCTTGAAGGCTCTTCCTGCTGCGTGGTGAGGATGGTCCGGGGTCGCTTGGGCCTCCGCGGGTCCTTCCCGTCATCCCTGCTGCCCTTGCTCTGGCTGCCCTGCCCCTTGGCCAGCTTCATGTCCCCATCTTCATCCTCCCTCTTCACTGTGGGGGACACAACCCGGCCTGTGAGGAAGGGGCGGGGGCAGCCCGGGCCTCAGCCTTGTCCCCTTAGGCAACCTGCTGCCCAACAGGAGCCTGTCCCCTCTATTGATACCTgccatggctccccagtgccccCAGGATAaggtctccttccctcccctggcCCACAGGCCCTGCCTCGCCTGGGCCCTCATCTCCTGCCTGCTCTACCCTGCGAGTACACATGGTTATGCACATGGCTGTGTGGACACACACGAAAGTGTGCAAGCAAAGACATGCGCCGCAGATATTCACACAAGAGTGCTAGTGACCACAGCGTATGCACGCACACACTCAAGATGCACACTCACCCGCTGGCACATGCACATGGGCCCACAAAGGCCTCGCGCATGCAACTCAGAGGCGTATTCACACACATGGGCCCATGCTCACAGGCAGGAACGTACAGGCATGCATGCATCTGGACAGACGCACACACAGTGCGGAAGCATATGCACTTCGACGAGTGCTACAGCcgcacccaccacacacacacggcaCTTCCCTGCCCCAGGTTTGGGTCTCAGAAATGCCAGCAGCCCCAGATGGATGGCCAAGCCTCCCCAGCCACCACTGGGcctcccactgcccccacccaggctggtctcctttCTTCAGTCCTGTTCTCCTTGGAGTGTGAGGAGGGTGATCTGCTCCCACTGAGACCCCCTCTGCTGGGCCTGGCCAGCCTCTGCTCTTCCTCAGGAGCCATGGGGCTGGCTGCAGCGGTGCCCTGCCCAGGGATGGGGAGGGACAGATGGTGGTGGGCTCACTGCCTCCACGCAGGCCCTGGCCATGGAAAACCCTTTCCATGTGGCAGATCCTGTTGCCAGAGGGCTCCAGGTTACCCATGGGGCCTGGCAGACCAGGACACCTCTCCATGCCCCCTGTTCCAGTCCTTCCCCACTGTTCCCAGGGACAACGGCCAAAACCACCTCCTGGCCTTTCCCTCCTTAAGGCTCACTCCTGGTTGGGCTCGCCCTGTCTGCCAGGAGGGCTTCAAACTGGCCTTGTCCTTTTGGGGGCTAGCGCAGAGTAGGGAGGATCCTTCACCCTGGGAAATGGGGTCTTCCCCTCTAGCACAGAGGGCTCAGTCCCCTCCCCTCAGCTGGGAAACAGAGGCTGGCTTGGGGCTGTTTGCTTCCCACTGCTGAAGGCTCCAGGGGGCTGAGGAGGGGAGGGCACGTCAGATCCCTGCCTCTCAGGCATCCCCAGCCTGTAGACCGGGTGCTGGTGAAGACCCCTGTGGCGCTGGCTGCGGGTTGGTGGGGGGGGCATCAAAACAGAGAGGGCAAGGGAGGTGGGCCAGAGAACAAGAGGTGGGTGTGTGCACAAGCACAAGCCACAGTACGTGTGAGCATGTGGACAAACATGTATGTGCAGCCATGTGGATCGATGTTTAGTGCACAAGTGTgcggtgtctgtgtgtgtgtgtatgcttaaGTGTGTACACTTGCATGTGTGTACCTGGGTGTGGCTTTTGCATTCCCAGATATGTGAACACATATCtccacatatatgtacatgtatccaTGCTCAGGGTAGGGGTATTCGGGCGTGCATTTTATGTGCTTATGTGTACACATATGATCAcacatgtgtttatgtgtatggaTGTGTAGGTCTCAGGGGTAGTGTGCCTGGGAGCATGCACGTTCGTGTCACGTGCACGCAGGTGGACACATCAGTGCGCGTGTGCTTCTGGATATGCATGCCCCATCTGTATGCAGCTCAAGTCCTGGAAGCAGGAGGTGGCTTCTCCAGCCGGGACTCCCCGCCAGGACACCCCAGTGAGCCCCGTCCCCGAGGCCTGCCCCCAGCTCAGGCCAGGCCTCACCGGAGTCGGACTCGTCGGGGCTCACAGAGCTGAGCAGGTCCTTCTCCTTCTCGTAGTCACCCTTGCACAGTAGCTGGCCCTCCTCGAGCACGAACTCGTCGCCCTTgcgcagcagcagaagcagcccAGGTGGTACACGCACTCCAGCGCTCGCATCACAAACTCGGTAGGGGCGATCTTCTCCATGCAGCCGCTGCACTTGGCCGCGAAGAGCCTGCGGATGCACAAAGCGGGTGTGTTGGCTGCGCTCACAAGTCCCTCCCAGGGGCCACTCCCCTCGAGGGCCTCTCCCTCTTGCCGCCCTGACCCTcaggcccaggtgggagggagAGGCCCTCCTTGGGCACTGGACCAGACAGTAGAAGGGCCCTGCAGCCCTATTCTGCCCACAGGCCCCCAGAGGCCCTGGGGTGGATGTTGGCATCCTGCCTAGAGTCACCTGTCCCAGGCATAGCAGCTCAGGGCCCTTCCAGCTCAGAGCCATGGTGGCCACTAGAGGGCAGTGTGCAGGCTCCACCCAAACTTTCCCTGGGGGCCAGATCAGCCTCTGTCTGGAAAGGATCCTTTCTCCCTCAGCTCCCTGGTCTGCCTCTCCTCTGATCCTCCCTCACCAACACATCCAGCCAATTCCCTGCCCAACCCACTGCCCGGCCTGGGCCCCTCCTCTCCTGCCTGAGCAATTGCCTGGTCCCCTCTGTGGGCTCCTGGCCCCTTCAATCCTTCAAACCACAGCCCACACAGGAGTCGTCATACACACAGGAGACGGGggatctttctaaaatacaaatctgatcAAGCTGCTTCCCTGCTCCAGACTCTTCCATGGCTCCCTAGTGCCCTTAGGAAACCATCTGAGCTCCTGAGGCTGGCACTCAAGGCCCTTCATGATCCTGCCTCTTCCCTCTCTACCCTCTGCTTCC contains:
- the LOC111531115 gene encoding LOW QUALITY PROTEIN: LIM homeobox transcription factor 1-beta (The sequence of the model RefSeq protein was modified relative to this genomic sequence to represent the inferred CDS: inserted 2 bases in 2 codons; substituted 1 base at 1 genomic stop codon); its protein translation is MARIKGPRDRRPRTAASAPGPQEAPGQPSLQVRPRRGEEAWGGQEAPRGPQSAPASPRIPAALFAAKCSGCMEKIAPTEFVMRALECVYHLGCFCCCXKGDEFVLEEGQLLCKGDYEKEKDLLSSVSPDESDSVKREDEDGDMKLAKGQGSQSKGSRDDGKDPRRPKRPRTILTTQQXRAFKASFEVSSKPCRKVRETLAAETVLSVRVVQVWFQNQRAKMKKLARGHQQQQEQQNSQRLGQEVLSSRREGTMASSTPLAPPQQQIVAMEQSPYGSSGPFRQGLTPPQMPGDHRNPYGNDSIFHDIDSDTSLTSLSHCFLGSXDVGSLQARVGNPIDRLYSMQGSYFAS